The Pyrococcus horikoshii OT3 genome includes a window with the following:
- a CDS encoding prenyltransferase/squalene oxidase repeat-containing protein yields MRGSIAIIITIALITAPVSAVSMLDYSTNIVKSFRDISKTEDLSLIVMALSLALNRTENLNEDDVWKFTNELINWQNEDGGWGYFFGSISSVPDTSFALIALSKARGVIGGNASRRVKIENSIVKGVIYLERTFNGNGWGYLKGMPTDYRSTLLASAALVMLGKDRDYVRDAYRTIKSKLPNDPFSLYLWAIVTKNITGEVPSSVIEKLKEFHRDEGELAAATYSLLELEGLTFETALMLSELEDYRSEWTNMYYPIYSTMAFSIVSEKIIKAGEDKLLKLCSILPELQNEDGGWGLYKDSYSDVIVTYHVLNSLRICNPRSDAARKGLNFMRNKMKEAEREIRSDKYLRKEYLYALLSLIEYNNLSKEERENAISLIMSSKWENSIGKQPNIVALAIRALIGLGVPQSNERIREGLEWVMEKEVDGGWGFIFKTPLVEWYFAPTYLHTFEVFNALLPILGKEKLKDTIEFLKKNEPDIEWQKLYVYVTLMKLGEKPEWSISIPNDYYSSPIVDAMLIEYYAISPEVPKVNIYTILSEFKNGKVEIRSDNAKLAIIVSKNLEATLNSTTKIRITELLSIPDTGNYVIIGPVGRIDVSKYNGDVGISLKLGKFTVCGVPLTGDGNLVIIPGRNRKGALLLILYRGRNTDKIAELILQPKLLKYFHGKAVIAEWKDRNRNGRVESDELMVKFL; encoded by the coding sequence ATGAGGGGATCGATTGCCATCATTATCACTATAGCCCTTATCACGGCCCCCGTCTCTGCTGTAAGCATGTTAGATTACTCGACAAACATCGTCAAGAGCTTCAGGGATATTTCAAAAACTGAGGACTTAAGCTTAATAGTTATGGCACTTTCCCTGGCCCTTAATAGAACCGAGAATCTAAATGAAGATGATGTCTGGAAGTTCACTAATGAACTTATAAACTGGCAGAATGAAGATGGAGGATGGGGATACTTTTTTGGAAGTATCAGCTCAGTTCCGGATACCAGTTTTGCCCTAATTGCATTAAGTAAGGCGAGAGGAGTTATAGGGGGAAACGCCAGTAGAAGGGTGAAGATAGAGAACTCTATAGTAAAGGGTGTAATTTACCTCGAGAGGACATTCAATGGAAATGGATGGGGGTACTTAAAGGGAATGCCAACTGATTATAGGAGCACATTACTCGCTTCTGCTGCGCTTGTGATGCTTGGAAAGGATAGGGACTATGTTAGGGATGCATATAGGACTATAAAATCTAAGCTCCCCAATGATCCCTTCTCACTTTACTTGTGGGCGATAGTCACGAAGAACATCACGGGAGAGGTACCAAGTTCTGTAATAGAAAAGCTCAAGGAATTCCATAGAGATGAGGGAGAGCTTGCCGCAGCGACGTATTCATTGCTTGAACTTGAGGGGCTAACATTCGAAACAGCCTTGATGCTTTCGGAACTTGAAGATTATAGGAGTGAATGGACAAATATGTACTATCCAATATACTCCACAATGGCCTTTTCAATAGTCTCGGAGAAGATAATAAAAGCAGGCGAGGATAAACTACTTAAGCTATGCTCCATTCTTCCCGAGCTACAGAATGAGGACGGGGGTTGGGGCCTTTATAAGGATTCTTATTCTGATGTTATAGTTACCTATCACGTACTAAACTCCCTCAGAATTTGTAATCCGAGAAGCGATGCTGCGAGAAAAGGGCTGAATTTTATGAGGAATAAAATGAAGGAAGCAGAGAGGGAAATTAGAAGTGACAAATATCTAAGAAAGGAATATCTTTACGCGCTTTTATCCCTAATAGAATATAACAACCTCTCGAAGGAGGAGAGGGAAAATGCGATATCCTTAATAATGTCCTCGAAGTGGGAGAACAGCATAGGGAAGCAACCAAACATAGTTGCCTTAGCGATAAGAGCACTAATAGGCTTAGGAGTTCCTCAAAGTAACGAAAGGATCAGGGAAGGGCTTGAATGGGTGATGGAAAAAGAGGTAGACGGTGGATGGGGGTTCATATTTAAAACTCCACTCGTTGAGTGGTACTTTGCCCCTACCTATTTGCACACCTTCGAGGTTTTTAATGCACTGCTACCGATCTTAGGGAAAGAGAAGCTAAAAGATACAATAGAATTTTTGAAGAAGAATGAGCCCGATATTGAATGGCAAAAGTTATACGTTTACGTAACCCTCATGAAACTGGGAGAAAAACCTGAGTGGAGTATTTCAATACCGAATGATTATTACAGCAGTCCAATCGTAGATGCCATGCTGATTGAATATTACGCCATATCTCCCGAGGTTCCCAAAGTGAATATCTACACTATCCTCTCAGAGTTCAAGAATGGTAAAGTAGAGATCAGATCAGATAACGCCAAGCTTGCGATTATAGTTTCTAAGAACTTAGAGGCAACATTAAATTCAACGACAAAGATAAGGATAACCGAGCTATTAAGCATTCCAGATACGGGGAACTACGTAATAATAGGCCCTGTGGGAAGAATAGACGTCTCAAAGTACAATGGAGACGTTGGAATTAGCCTCAAGTTAGGAAAGTTTACGGTATGTGGAGTCCCATTGACAGGAGATGGAAACTTAGTCATAATTCCTGGAAGGAACAGGAAAGGGGCCCTGCTACTTATTCTCTATCGTGGAAGGAACACGGATAAGATAGCAGAGTTAATTTTACAGCCAAAACTCCTAAAATACTTCCATGGAAAAGCCGTAATTGCTGAATGGAAGGATAGAAATAGGAATGGAAGGGTGGAGAGCGATGAGCTAATGGTTAAGTTCCTATGA
- a CDS encoding tubulin/FtsZ family protein — protein MRAIIIGIGQCGTKIADIFSLVDFEALAINTSKSDLEYLKHIPPERRILVGESIVGGKGVNANPLLGREAMKRDLPMVMKKISSLVGYEDVDIFFLTFGFGGGTGAGGTPVLAEALKEEYPDSLVVAIGALPLKEEGIRPTINAAITIDKLSRIVDSIIAIDNNKLKESDEDISQAYEKINYAIVERIASLLALIDVPGEQTLDASDLKFVLRAMGSFATVGYAKADATKIKSLSRLIIRSFENEGLYLDVNLESALYGLVAIHGPPEVLKAKEIFDALSELSQRIRGKQIFRGFYPDPREREVEVVTLLSGIYESKSIENIVITAKRYAREFMKAKEEGEMKKRELLKGLPDFEDIYPGEVDEG, from the coding sequence GTGCGGGCGATAATAATAGGGATAGGTCAGTGTGGGACGAAGATAGCCGATATATTTTCCCTGGTTGACTTTGAAGCCTTAGCTATAAACACTTCAAAAAGCGATCTCGAGTACCTAAAGCACATACCACCGGAGAGGAGAATTCTAGTAGGGGAGAGCATTGTCGGTGGAAAGGGAGTAAATGCAAATCCTCTCCTGGGAAGGGAAGCTATGAAAAGGGACCTTCCGATGGTCATGAAGAAAATATCTTCGCTCGTGGGATACGAAGATGTAGATATATTCTTCTTAACTTTCGGCTTTGGAGGGGGAACGGGAGCCGGAGGAACCCCAGTTCTTGCAGAGGCATTAAAGGAGGAATACCCTGACTCCCTAGTCGTTGCCATAGGAGCTTTACCATTAAAAGAGGAAGGGATAAGGCCCACGATCAACGCTGCGATAACCATAGATAAGCTGTCTAGAATAGTTGACTCGATAATAGCAATAGACAACAACAAGCTAAAGGAGAGCGATGAGGATATAAGCCAAGCCTATGAAAAGATAAATTATGCAATAGTCGAAAGAATAGCATCGCTTTTAGCCTTAATAGACGTTCCCGGGGAGCAGACCTTGGATGCGAGCGATTTGAAATTTGTACTAAGGGCCATGGGAAGCTTTGCAACGGTTGGCTATGCGAAAGCGGATGCCACAAAAATCAAGAGCCTTTCGAGGTTAATCATAAGATCCTTTGAAAACGAAGGACTTTACCTTGACGTTAACCTAGAATCTGCCCTCTATGGTCTAGTTGCAATTCACGGGCCTCCCGAGGTTTTAAAGGCTAAGGAGATATTCGATGCACTAAGTGAGCTATCCCAAAGGATTAGGGGAAAGCAGATATTCAGGGGATTCTACCCCGATCCCAGGGAAAGGGAAGTCGAAGTTGTCACGTTGCTTAGCGGAATTTACGAGAGTAAAAGCATAGAGAATATCGTGATAACTGCAAAGAGATATGCGAGAGAATTTATGAAAGCAAAGGAAGAGGGAGAAATGAAAAAGAGAGAATTACTTAAAGGTTTACCAGATTTTGAGGATATATATCCCGGTGAGGTAGATGAAGGTTAA